From one Neovison vison isolate M4711 chromosome 1, ASM_NN_V1, whole genome shotgun sequence genomic stretch:
- the PACSIN1 gene encoding protein kinase C and casein kinase substrate in neurons protein 1 codes for MSGSYDEASLAPEETTDSFWEVGNYKRTVKRIDDGHRLCNDLMNCVQERAKIEKAYAQQLTDWAKRWRQLIEKGPQYGSLERAWGAIMTEADKVSELHQEVKNNLLNEDLEKVKNWQKDAYHKQIMGGFKETKEAEDGFRKAQKPWAKKMKELEAAKKAYHLACKEEKLAMTREMNSKTEQSVTPEQQKKLQDKVDKCKQDVQKTQEKYEKVLDDVGKTTPQYMESMEQVFEQCQQFEEKRLVFLKEVLLDIKRHLNLAENSSYVHVYRELEQAIRGADAQDDLRWFRSTSGPGMPMNWPQFEEWNPDLPHTATKKEKQPKKAEGVTLTNATGVVETTSQAGDRGSVSSYDRGQPYATEWSDDESGNPFGGSEANGGSNPFEDDAKGVRVRALYDYDGQEQDELSFKAGDELTKLGEEDEQGWCRGRLDSGQLGLYPANYVEAI; via the exons ATGTCTGGCTCCTACGACGAGGCCTCACTAGCTCCAGAGGAGACCACTGACAGCTTCTGGGAG GTGGGGAACTACAAGCGGACGGTGAAGCGCATCGATGACGGCCACCGCCTGTGTAACGACCTGATGAACTGCGTGCAGGAGCGCGCCAAGATCGAGAAGGCATACGCGCAGCAGCTCACCGACTGGGCCAAGCGCTGGCGCCAGCTCATCGAGAAAG GACCACAGTATGGCAGCCTGGAGCGAGCCTGGGGGGCCATCATGACGGAAGCGGACAAGGTGAGCGAATTGCACCAGGAAGTGAAGAACAACCTGCTGAACGAGGACCTGGAGAAGGTCAAGAACTGGCAGAAGGACGCCTATCACAAGCAGATCATGGGTGGCTTCAAGGAAACCAAGGAGGCTGAAGACGGCTTCCGCAAGGCCCAGAAGCCCTGGGCCAAGAAGATGAAGGAG CTAGAGGCAGCCAAGAAGGCCTACCATCTGGCCTGCAAGGAGGAGAAGCTGGCCATGACGCGGGAGATGAATAGCAAGACGGAGCAGTCGGTCACGCCCGAACAGCAGAAGAAGCTGCAGGACAAAGTGGACAAGTGCAAGCAGGACGTACAGAAG ACCCAGGAGAAGTATGAGAAGGTGCTGGATGACGTGGGCAAGACCACGCCCCAGTACATGGAGAGCATGGAGCAGGTGTTCGAGCAGTGCCAGCAGTTCGAGGAGAAGCGGCTCGTCTTCCTCAAGGAGGTGCTGCTGGACATCAAACGCCACCTCAACCTGGCCGAGAATAGCAG CTATGTCCACGTGTACCGGGAGCTGGAGCAGGCCATCCGGGGGGCAGATGCCCAGGATGACCTCCGGTGGTTCCGCAGCACCAGCGGCCCCGGCATGCCCATGAACTGGCCCCAGTTTGAG GAGTGGAACCCAGACCTTCCTCACACCGCCACCAAGAAAGAGAAGCAGCCCAAGAAGGCAGAGGGGGTGACGCTGACCAACGCCACTGGAGTGGTGGAGACCACATCCCAGGCTGGGGACCGTGGCAG CGTTAGCAGCTACGACAGGGGCCAGCCTTATGCCACCGAGTGGTCAGACGACGAGAGCGGGAACCCGTTCGGGGGCAGTGAGGCCAATGGGGGCTCCAACCCCTTTGAGGACGACGCCAAGGGGGTGCGTGTGCGGGCACTCTATGACTACGACGGCCAGGAGCAGGATGAGCTCAGCTTCAAGGCCG GAGACGAGCTCACCAAGCTGGGAGAGGAGGACGAGCAGGGATGGTGCCGCGGGCGGCTGGACAGTGGGCAGCTGGGTCTCTATCCCGCCAACTACGTGGAGGCCATCTAG